In Streptomyces sp. Li-HN-5-11, the sequence GGCGTGCGCGTGGTCGAGCTGGCCGGCATCGGTCCCGGCCCGTTCGCCGCGATGCTGCTGGCCGACCTGGGCGCCGACGTCGTCCGCGTGGACCGCCCCGGCGGCGCCGCACTCGCCGTCGACCCCGCCCACGACGTCACCAACCGCAACAAACGCTCGGTGATCGTCGACCTGAAGGCCCAGGACGGCCCCGCCCGCGTCCTCGATCTCGCCGCCCGCGCCGACATCCTCGTCGAGGGCTACCGCCCCGGCGTCGCCGAGCGTCTCGGCGTCGGTCCCGAGGCCTGCCGCGCCCGCAACCCGCGGCTCGTCTACGGCCGGATGACCGGCTGGGGACAGGACGGCCCGCTCGCCCCGCGCGCGGGACACGACATCGCCTACATCGCCGTCACCGGCACCCTCGGCATGATCGGCAGCCCCGAGGAGCCCCCGGCCGTTCCCGCCAACCTCCTCGGCGACTACGCGGGCGGCTCGCTCTACCTCGTCGTCGGCGTCCTCGCCGCGCTGCACCACGCGCGCGCGACGGGCTCCGGCCAGGTCGTGGACGCCGCCATCGTCGACGGCACCTCCCACCTCGCCGCGATGATCCACGGCATGCTCGCCGCCGGCGCCTGGCAGGACCGGCGCGGGGCCAACCTCCTGGACGGCGGCTGCCCGTACTACGGGACGTACGAGACCGCCGACGGCCGGTACATGGCGGTCGGCGCCCTGGAGCCGCAGTTCTACGCCGAGTTCCTGCGCATCCTCGGACTGGAGGAGCACGCCGCGGCACGCAAGGACATCACCCGCTGGGGTGAACTGCGCGAGGCGGTCGCCGCCCGCTTCGCGTCCCGCACCCGGGACGAGTGGACCGCCGCCTTCGACGGTTCCGACGCGTGCGTGGCGCCCGTGCTGTCGCTGCGCGAGGCCCCGCGCCACCCGCACCTCGCCGCCCGCGGCACCTTCA encodes:
- a CDS encoding CaiB/BaiF CoA-transferase family protein; the protein is MATAQAPGRDGPLTGVRVVELAGIGPGPFAAMLLADLGADVVRVDRPGGAALAVDPAHDVTNRNKRSVIVDLKAQDGPARVLDLAARADILVEGYRPGVAERLGVGPEACRARNPRLVYGRMTGWGQDGPLAPRAGHDIAYIAVTGTLGMIGSPEEPPAVPANLLGDYAGGSLYLVVGVLAALHHARATGSGQVVDAAIVDGTSHLAAMIHGMLAAGAWQDRRGANLLDGGCPYYGTYETADGRYMAVGALEPQFYAEFLRILGLEEHAAARKDITRWGELREAVAARFASRTRDEWTAAFDGSDACVAPVLSLREAPRHPHLAARGTFTDQAGLVQPAPAPRFSATPTAVRSGPARPGADTAAVARDWELPALLQDGAMDIRR